In a genomic window of Rubrobacter aplysinae:
- a CDS encoding DUF294 nucleotidyltransferase-like domain-containing protein, with protein sequence MRDSVIGRRMLELLERAPAFDRLPEDVRRGLLGETHLRYYEPGEVVLEQGLTEHDYLYIIESGFVRLTDAHTGRLVEEYGEGEMFGNYALMKGGELPFEARAVEPTVGLLLRAGRFHELYEEHEPFASFFDKDIRGYSPDGEDPFDAASASGSRLLFGTQLRDLVSQGPVICAPDATAREAARAISEADANSVVVLDGGRVVGILSDADLRSRVVAEALSPETPVAEVMSSQVILMDADAQVFRALMQMLRYRANHVVVSGGPGEASGSGILGVISDQDISRAQGHSPAFMSDRIDGARSVAELSGLRAETDKLLMGLDGQGVKPADLISINTELNDRLMRRAIALVEESLTEEYPQEKVGLSWVWLSLGSEGRGEMGLVTDQDNALLYADPADEEEAERAEQWFRRLAERTNEALASCGFALCKGDIMSRNPRWRQPLSGWKETFRTWIVSPEQQQLMQASTFFDLRGLYGDLSLAEELKASIRRSLAEEQRFLPFLAREALSNRPPLSFFRRFVVERSGEYRHTFNVKRRGLRPLVDSARILSIQLGYLESANTVSRLQNAAQGIPQLSKTMEDALDAYRYLAELRMIHHLAAIEAGEEPTNQINPSRLTNTQQSMLKVVFSTVQEVQDAVARRYGIDPKL encoded by the coding sequence ATGAGAGACTCCGTGATTGGCAGGCGGATGCTGGAGTTGCTGGAGCGGGCCCCGGCCTTCGACCGGCTGCCAGAGGACGTACGCCGCGGCCTGCTCGGCGAGACCCACCTGCGCTACTACGAGCCGGGAGAGGTGGTGCTGGAGCAGGGCCTTACAGAGCACGATTACCTGTACATAATCGAGAGTGGCTTCGTGCGCCTCACCGACGCCCACACGGGCAGGCTGGTCGAGGAGTACGGCGAGGGCGAGATGTTCGGAAACTACGCCCTGATGAAAGGCGGCGAGCTGCCCTTCGAGGCCCGCGCCGTGGAGCCGACGGTAGGCCTGCTGCTCCGGGCGGGCCGCTTCCACGAGCTGTACGAGGAGCACGAGCCGTTCGCCTCCTTCTTCGACAAGGACATCCGGGGCTACTCTCCGGACGGCGAGGACCCGTTCGACGCCGCCAGCGCCTCCGGCTCGCGGCTACTCTTCGGGACCCAGCTGCGGGATCTCGTCAGCCAGGGACCCGTGATCTGCGCCCCGGACGCCACCGCCCGCGAGGCCGCCCGGGCGATAAGCGAGGCGGACGCCAACTCCGTAGTCGTGCTGGACGGCGGGCGGGTCGTGGGCATACTCTCGGACGCGGACCTGCGCAGCCGCGTGGTGGCCGAGGCCCTCTCCCCGGAGACTCCGGTCGCAGAGGTCATGAGCAGCCAGGTGATCCTGATGGATGCTGATGCTCAGGTCTTCCGGGCGCTCATGCAGATGCTCCGGTACCGGGCGAATCACGTCGTCGTCTCCGGCGGTCCGGGAGAGGCTTCGGGATCGGGGATACTGGGTGTGATCTCGGACCAGGACATAAGCCGCGCCCAGGGCCACAGCCCTGCGTTCATGAGCGACCGTATAGACGGCGCCCGCTCCGTCGCCGAGCTATCGGGGCTCAGGGCCGAGACCGACAAGCTCCTCATGGGCCTCGACGGTCAGGGGGTAAAGCCCGCCGACCTCATCTCTATAAACACCGAGCTGAACGACCGCCTGATGCGCCGCGCCATAGCCCTCGTCGAGGAGAGTCTGACGGAGGAGTATCCGCAGGAGAAGGTCGGCCTCTCCTGGGTGTGGCTCTCCCTGGGCAGCGAGGGCCGGGGCGAGATGGGACTCGTCACCGACCAGGACAACGCCCTGCTCTACGCCGACCCGGCGGACGAGGAAGAAGCCGAGAGAGCCGAGCAGTGGTTCCGGCGGCTCGCCGAGAGGACGAACGAGGCGCTGGCGAGCTGCGGCTTCGCCCTGTGCAAGGGAGACATCATGTCCCGCAACCCCAGGTGGCGGCAGCCGCTCTCGGGGTGGAAAGAGACTTTCCGGACCTGGATCGTCTCCCCCGAGCAACAGCAGCTAATGCAGGCCTCGACCTTCTTCGACCTGCGCGGGCTCTACGGGGACCTCTCGTTGGCCGAAGAGCTAAAGGCCTCGATACGCCGGTCGCTGGCGGAGGAGCAGAGATTTCTGCCCTTCCTGGCCCGCGAGGCGCTCTCGAACCGGCCCCCGCTCTCCTTTTTCCGGCGCTTCGTCGTGGAGCGTTCCGGCGAGTACCGGCACACCTTCAACGTAAAGCGGCGCGGCCTGCGGCCGCTCGTGGACTCCGCCCGCATACTCTCCATACAGCTCGGCTACCTGGAGTCGGCAAACACCGTGTCGCGGCTCCAGAACGCCGCGCAGGGCATCCCGCAGCTCTCGAAGACGATGGAAGACGCACTAGACGCATATCGCTATTTGGCCGAGCTGCGCATGATCCACCACCTCGCGGCCATAGAAGCCGGCGAGGAGCCAACCAACCAGATCAACCCCTCACGCCTCACCAACACCCAGCAGAGCATGCTAAAGGTGGTCTTCTCCACCGTCCAGGAGGTCCAGGACGCCGTCGCCCGCCGCTACGGCATAGACCCAAAGCTCTAA
- a CDS encoding MBL fold metallo-hydrolase, which yields MAGSQASTQEIGGGVHRFADGIVNWYLIQDQGQLTLVDTGWPRSWPRIERAISELGFSPADVAAVVLTHGHPDHLGAAEKARQECEAPVMAYSGEVGRVRGEAKGSSPFAMLPDLVPELRRVASFKFVGEATVQGFMTPTWVQEVEPFEADEKLDVPGRPVPLRTPGHTEGHVSLLLEEPGILIAGDALLTLNPLTREEGPCLPPPPVNSDTAQARRSLETIEEASADTLLPGHGEPWREGAAEAVARARERDASGS from the coding sequence GTGGCCGGATCGCAAGCCTCGACGCAGGAGATCGGCGGCGGAGTACACCGTTTCGCCGACGGCATCGTCAACTGGTACCTGATACAGGATCAGGGCCAGCTCACGCTGGTAGACACTGGCTGGCCGCGTAGCTGGCCCCGCATCGAGCGCGCCATCTCTGAGCTCGGATTCTCCCCGGCAGACGTGGCGGCGGTGGTCCTGACACACGGCCACCCGGACCACCTCGGGGCCGCCGAGAAGGCACGCCAAGAATGCGAGGCCCCGGTAATGGCTTACAGCGGCGAGGTCGGTCGCGTCCGCGGAGAGGCCAAGGGCTCCTCGCCGTTCGCGATGTTGCCGGACCTCGTGCCCGAGCTCCGGCGGGTAGCATCATTCAAGTTCGTCGGGGAAGCCACGGTGCAGGGCTTCATGACGCCGACGTGGGTACAGGAGGTGGAGCCCTTCGAGGCCGACGAAAAGCTAGACGTACCGGGGAGGCCCGTGCCACTGCGCACCCCCGGTCACACCGAGGGTCACGTCTCGTTGCTCCTGGAGGAGCCGGGGATCTTGATCGCCGGCGACGCCCTCCTGACGCTAAACCCGCTGACCCGGGAGGAAGGCCCGTGCCTGCCCCCACCCCCGGTCAACTCCGACACGGCGCAGGCCCGGCGGTCCCTGGAGACCATAGAGGAGGCTAGCGCCGACACACTACTCCCGGGCCACGGCGAGCCCTGGCGAGAAGGCGCGGCGGAGGCGGTTGCCCGGGCCAGAGAGCGTGACGCCTCCGGCTCCTAG
- a CDS encoding oxidoreductase, translating to METRITSDSRLFSGVSIGEVELENRLAVAPMTRVSATHEGLATEDMVAYYESFARGGFGLIITEGIYPDEAHGQGYWNQPGLANDEQVESWRRVTEAVHEQGAKIFAQLMHAGALVQGNRFTEGTIGPSAVPPKGKKMEMYGGSGDFNLPEELGHEGISEVIRSFTAAALRAREAGFDGVEIHGANGYLLDQFLTDYTNRRTDEYGGPVENRVRLSAEVAEAVRQAVGRDFPVGMRVSQAKVNDPDHAWAGGESDAAVVFGRLSEAGLDYIHVTEPTITEPAFGDGPTLAALARRYGGGVSVIANGSLHDPRDAESTVREEADVAALGKSALANMDWPNRVRDEHPLEDFDPQVLESLRRL from the coding sequence ATGGAGACCAGGATAACCAGTGACTCGCGGCTTTTTTCCGGAGTTAGTATTGGGGAGGTCGAGCTAGAGAATCGTCTGGCGGTGGCTCCCATGACCCGGGTTAGCGCCACCCACGAGGGCTTGGCGACAGAGGACATGGTCGCCTACTACGAGAGCTTCGCGCGCGGTGGATTCGGTCTGATCATTACCGAAGGCATCTACCCGGACGAGGCCCACGGCCAGGGCTACTGGAACCAGCCAGGGCTCGCCAACGACGAGCAGGTCGAGTCCTGGAGGCGTGTTACGGAAGCCGTACACGAGCAGGGCGCGAAGATATTCGCCCAGCTAATGCACGCCGGGGCGCTGGTACAAGGCAACCGTTTCACGGAAGGGACCATCGGGCCTTCCGCGGTGCCACCGAAGGGCAAGAAGATGGAGATGTACGGCGGAAGCGGCGACTTCAATCTACCGGAAGAGCTTGGCCACGAAGGTATAAGCGAAGTGATACGGAGCTTCACGGCCGCAGCTTTGCGGGCTCGCGAGGCGGGCTTCGACGGGGTCGAGATTCACGGGGCAAACGGGTATCTGCTGGACCAGTTCTTGACCGATTACACCAACCGGCGCACCGACGAGTACGGCGGTCCGGTCGAAAATCGGGTGCGCCTGAGCGCCGAGGTGGCGGAGGCCGTGCGCCAGGCCGTGGGTAGAGACTTCCCGGTCGGGATGCGCGTCTCGCAGGCCAAGGTGAACGATCCGGACCACGCCTGGGCCGGCGGCGAGTCGGACGCCGCAGTAGTGTTCGGCAGGCTCTCGGAGGCCGGTCTGGACTACATCCACGTTACAGAGCCCACGATAACAGAGCCCGCCTTTGGCGATGGACCGACGCTCGCCGCGCTCGCCCGGAGATACGGCGGCGGGGTAAGCGTCATCGCAAACGGCTCCCTGCACGACCCGCGAGATGCGGAGAGCACGGTTCGGGAGGAAGCGGACGTCGCCGCCCTGGGTAAGAGCGCCCTGGCGAACATGGACTGGCCAAACCGGGTGCGCGACGAGCACCCCCTGGAAGACTTCGACCCGCAGGTACTGGAGTCTCTCAGGAGACTGTAG
- a CDS encoding FAD-dependent oxidoreductase, translating into MRNTRSPGSRAIPAGKRPDGEALVIGAGISGLLAGRVLARHFGRVTILDRDGSPDDAQEARFRKGVPQGRHLHSLATRGSELLEHFFPGLDAELEAAGAPGLDQTADTVTEMSSGRMPRFESGITMRAASRPLLEAVIRERLRREPAVCFLSDVEATGLLLEDRATRGVSTRMRGDRRGEEGEVRAELVVDASGQSSRAPRWLSELGYGVPEKTVVDAGLGYASRWYRVPEGFGENGEDWLSLAVLPEWPDNPRGGTLRQVEGGLWTAVLTGSGGDHPPTDPARFEEFAASLPSPIIHEAISVAEPVSPVYGYRRTANRRLHYEKMSLPAGFLVTGDAATTLNPSYGTGMTAAALSANVLEDCLAGSGFSRPGSRFGRRFHGRQVKAVSPCWTTTTSNDSQWAASGLEDLNAPRRLAHGVSEQVMALATESPAVVKTMFEVKNVLRSPAAMLRPGILAPALWRTFSGLPGPAKRPAIGRRQSLDGG; encoded by the coding sequence ATGAGAAACACGAGAAGCCCGGGCTCCAGAGCTATTCCAGCCGGTAAGCGTCCCGACGGCGAGGCGCTGGTTATAGGGGCCGGGATCTCGGGTCTGCTGGCGGGCCGGGTTCTGGCGCGCCATTTCGGACGCGTTACCATCCTGGACCGCGACGGGAGTCCCGACGACGCGCAAGAGGCCCGCTTTCGCAAGGGCGTTCCGCAGGGGCGGCACCTGCACAGCCTGGCGACCCGGGGATCGGAGCTGCTGGAGCATTTCTTTCCCGGGTTGGACGCCGAGCTAGAGGCCGCGGGTGCGCCGGGGTTGGATCAGACCGCCGATACCGTAACCGAGATGTCGTCCGGCAGGATGCCCCGCTTCGAGAGCGGCATAACCATGCGGGCCGCGAGCCGGCCCCTGCTGGAGGCCGTGATCCGGGAGCGCCTGCGGCGGGAGCCGGCGGTGTGTTTCCTGAGCGACGTGGAGGCCACCGGACTGCTCTTGGAAGACAGAGCCACGCGGGGCGTCTCCACCAGGATGCGGGGCGACCGCCGCGGCGAAGAGGGAGAGGTACGGGCGGAGCTCGTGGTGGACGCCAGCGGGCAGTCCTCACGCGCCCCCCGGTGGCTCTCTGAGCTCGGCTACGGCGTCCCGGAGAAGACCGTGGTTGACGCCGGCCTCGGCTACGCCAGCCGCTGGTACCGGGTTCCGGAGGGCTTCGGAGAGAACGGCGAGGACTGGCTCTCGCTGGCCGTGCTGCCCGAGTGGCCGGATAATCCCCGGGGCGGCACGCTCCGGCAGGTGGAAGGCGGGCTGTGGACCGCGGTGCTGACCGGTAGCGGCGGAGACCATCCGCCGACGGACCCCGCCAGATTCGAGGAGTTCGCCGCGAGCCTTCCGAGCCCGATCATCCACGAGGCCATCTCCGTTGCGGAGCCGGTCTCGCCGGTCTACGGCTACCGCCGCACCGCGAACCGCAGGCTCCACTACGAGAAGATGAGCCTCCCGGCCGGGTTCCTGGTCACCGGCGACGCCGCGACCACCCTGAACCCCTCCTACGGCACCGGGATGACCGCCGCCGCCCTCTCCGCCAACGTCCTGGAGGACTGCCTCGCCGGGTCCGGTTTCTCGCGGCCCGGATCGCGTTTTGGGCGGCGCTTCCACGGCCGGCAGGTAAAAGCCGTCTCGCCGTGCTGGACCACCACCACTTCCAACGACTCCCAGTGGGCGGCGAGCGGGCTGGAGGACCTAAACGCCCCGCGGCGGCTCGCCCACGGCGTCTCGGAGCAGGTGATGGCGCTCGCCACCGAGAGCCCGGCGGTCGTGAAAACCATGTTCGAGGTAAAGAACGTCCTGCGCAGCCCGGCCGCCATGCTCCGGCCCGGCATCCTGGCTCCCGCACTCTGGCGCACTTTTTCGGGGCTCCCCGGCCCGGCAAAACGGCCCGCCATCGGGCGTCGCCAGAGCCTCGACGGCGGGTAG
- a CDS encoding ABC transporter substrate-binding protein, whose protein sequence is MMSGNPFVCTWLTTDLPRSDRVVLEANTDYWDRERGPWLEKVVYRNDIDHADALEKVCSTEGEIDIVSEVSPADAEKVEDSEYAHLVSVDALRVVSGLINRDAELMDDVNVRKALNLAADKTGLISEVFKGYAHPVAGMAPPYSGGAPDGVEPYPHDPGEAKRLLSEAGWPRDRALRLASTSDVTLVAEHLAGSFRDALGIEVEIMHIPDAELLSAQRMLVEKNLPLPFDVLVHAWFDLAAGYPPAVIHREYFHSLGAFRAGPPVQEFEDLLAASVNEKEAPKLTQLAKQIDKLVIDEALNVFLCCPQALVAVNNHVNFTGHAATLELAETDVDEAHWSRK, encoded by the coding sequence ATGATGAGCGGTAACCCGTTCGTCTGTACCTGGCTTACGACAGATCTGCCGCGCAGCGACCGCGTCGTGCTGGAGGCGAACACTGACTACTGGGACCGCGAGCGCGGCCCGTGGCTGGAGAAGGTCGTGTACCGCAACGACATAGACCACGCCGACGCCCTTGAGAAGGTGTGCAGCACGGAGGGTGAGATCGACATCGTAAGCGAGGTCTCGCCGGCGGACGCGGAGAAGGTCGAGGACTCGGAGTACGCGCACCTGGTCTCCGTGGACGCCCTGCGCGTCGTGAGCGGCCTCATAAACCGGGACGCGGAACTCATGGACGACGTGAACGTCCGCAAGGCGCTCAACCTCGCCGCCGACAAGACCGGCCTCATAAGCGAGGTCTTCAAGGGCTACGCCCACCCGGTGGCCGGGATGGCCCCGCCGTACTCCGGCGGCGCGCCCGACGGGGTGGAGCCGTACCCGCACGACCCCGGGGAGGCGAAGCGGCTACTCTCGGAGGCCGGTTGGCCCCGGGACCGCGCCCTCAGGCTCGCGAGCACCTCGGACGTTACGCTCGTCGCGGAGCACCTCGCGGGCAGCTTCCGCGACGCCCTCGGGATAGAGGTCGAGATAATGCACATCCCGGACGCGGAGCTGCTCTCGGCGCAGCGGATGCTGGTGGAGAAGAACCTCCCGCTACCATTCGACGTGCTGGTCCACGCCTGGTTCGACCTCGCCGCGGGGTATCCTCCGGCCGTGATCCACCGCGAGTACTTCCACTCTCTGGGAGCCTTCCGGGCCGGGCCTCCCGTGCAGGAGTTCGAGGACCTTTTGGCGGCCTCGGTGAACGAGAAAGAGGCCCCGAAGCTCACACAGCTGGCGAAGCAGATAGACAAGCTCGTCATAGACGAGGCGCTGAACGTCTTTCTGTGCTGCCCGCAGGCGCTGGTGGCCGTGAACAACCACGTCAACTTTACCGGCCACGCCGCAACCCTGGAGCTGGCCGAGACCGACGTAGACGAAGCTCACTGGTCCCGCAAGTAG
- a CDS encoding sodium:solute symporter family transporter: protein MSGQFEITGIDITVFIIYLALSRLIPLFFRGKNENSEDYFLGSRNFTWPLIGFSLIATNASGASFVGLAGAGYAQGISVYAYEWMTTVILVLFIFFLLPFYLRSRVFTLPEFLGRRYDGRSRMAFAGFNLFANMFIDMAAALYAGAIAFRVLFPDFSLFVIVVGLAVLAGVYTVIGGLSAVMVSDTIQASVVMLGGTLVFILVLIEAGGWQQATAAATEDQMSLILPAGDDALPWPGLFLGVLLNGLYYWTTNQLVVQRTLGARSLDHGRWGSIFAGFMKLAFLFLFILPGTFALGLYPNLDNPDLVFPTLAFDLLPIGIRGLMLAALIAAVTSTVDSILNSASTLVTMDFVQNFRPQTSQAALVNIGRITTVGALIVACIWAPTLASFESLYGYLQSVLAYVVPPIVAVFYIGILWPRINGLAAFVTLVGMIPLGVFFFIINEVIPDSAPIQFLYAAGISFAVSATVLVGISLLTGPPRDMERVREVTWSTEYWTQETEELRGTPLWKNYRFWAVALLISTAIIVVIFA, encoded by the coding sequence GTGTCAGGACAGTTCGAGATTACCGGCATAGACATAACCGTATTCATTATCTATCTGGCTCTCAGCCGGCTCATACCGTTATTCTTCCGAGGCAAGAACGAGAACTCCGAAGACTACTTTCTCGGTTCCCGAAACTTCACCTGGCCTCTGATAGGTTTCTCGCTCATAGCTACGAACGCCTCCGGCGCTAGCTTCGTGGGGCTGGCCGGGGCAGGGTATGCGCAGGGCATCTCGGTCTATGCCTACGAGTGGATGACGACCGTGATCCTGGTTCTGTTCATCTTCTTCCTGCTGCCGTTCTACCTCCGCTCGCGGGTGTTCACGCTCCCCGAGTTCCTCGGTAGACGCTACGACGGCAGGAGCCGGATGGCCTTCGCCGGGTTCAACCTGTTCGCAAACATGTTCATAGACATGGCAGCCGCGTTATACGCGGGCGCTATCGCCTTCCGGGTACTATTCCCAGATTTCTCATTGTTCGTGATCGTCGTCGGTCTTGCGGTTCTGGCGGGCGTTTATACGGTTATAGGCGGGCTCTCGGCCGTGATGGTAAGCGACACGATACAGGCCTCCGTCGTAATGCTCGGCGGTACGCTGGTGTTTATCCTGGTGCTGATCGAGGCGGGTGGCTGGCAGCAGGCCACCGCAGCCGCTACGGAAGATCAGATGAGCCTGATACTGCCGGCTGGCGACGATGCCTTACCCTGGCCGGGGCTGTTCCTCGGGGTGTTGTTGAATGGCCTGTACTACTGGACGACCAACCAGCTCGTCGTGCAGCGCACACTCGGGGCGCGGAGCCTGGATCATGGCCGGTGGGGCTCCATATTCGCGGGCTTTATGAAGCTCGCTTTCCTGTTCCTGTTCATCCTGCCCGGTACCTTCGCCCTCGGACTGTATCCGAACCTCGACAACCCGGACCTCGTGTTCCCGACGCTGGCTTTCGACCTCCTGCCAATCGGAATCCGGGGCCTGATGCTCGCGGCGCTGATAGCGGCGGTGACCTCCACCGTGGACTCGATCCTCAACTCGGCTTCCACCCTGGTCACGATGGACTTCGTGCAGAACTTCCGGCCCCAGACGAGCCAGGCCGCTCTCGTGAACATCGGACGGATCACCACCGTTGGCGCGCTGATCGTGGCCTGCATTTGGGCCCCGACCCTGGCCTCGTTCGAGTCGCTCTACGGCTACCTGCAGTCCGTGCTCGCTTACGTGGTCCCGCCGATAGTCGCGGTGTTCTACATAGGCATCCTCTGGCCCAGGATCAACGGTCTCGCGGCCTTTGTCACGCTGGTTGGCATGATCCCGCTCGGGGTGTTCTTCTTCATTATTAACGAGGTTATCCCCGACTCGGCCCCGATACAGTTCCTGTACGCCGCCGGTATCTCCTTCGCTGTCAGCGCCACCGTGCTTGTAGGCATCAGCCTCCTGACGGGGCCGCCGCGGGATATGGAGCGGGTGCGAGAGGTTACGTGGAGCACGGAGTACTGGACCCAGGAGACCGAGGAGCTGCGGGGGACGCCGCTGTGGAAGAACTACCGTTTCTGGGCGGTGGCGCTCCTGATCTCCACCGCCATCATCGTGGTTATCTTCGCGTAG
- a CDS encoding ABC transporter substrate-binding protein produces the protein MAQAPETAARGRGQTPAGTVNVVDPHPLNWLYITWNTMEEPVRTDEQGHIVGACMEDSYWEGDTLVVEVRQGVRFQDGEALTAHSIKRAFDEVQKWKAPHPPGTYLNFDPATTVEVPDDYTIRFNFPEADGLALAKFRGFHIASSRFWDEIGFGYQKIGTGEGHW, from the coding sequence ATGGCTCAAGCGCCGGAGACCGCTGCTCGCGGCAGGGGGCAAACACCCGCTGGCACGGTCAACGTGGTTGACCCGCACCCGCTGAACTGGCTGTACATTACCTGGAACACGATGGAGGAGCCGGTCCGCACCGACGAGCAGGGGCACATAGTCGGGGCGTGCATGGAAGACTCCTACTGGGAGGGCGACACGCTGGTGGTCGAGGTCCGCCAGGGGGTGCGCTTCCAGGACGGGGAGGCCCTCACCGCCCACAGCATCAAGCGGGCTTTTGACGAGGTACAGAAGTGGAAGGCCCCGCACCCGCCCGGGACGTATCTGAACTTCGACCCGGCGACCACCGTGGAGGTGCCGGACGACTACACGATACGCTTCAACTTCCCGGAGGCCGACGGGCTCGCGCTGGCAAAGTTCCGGGGCTTTCACATAGCTTCGAGCCGGTTCTGGGATGAGATCGGCTTCGGTTACCAGAAGATAGGCACCGGCGAAGGACACTGGTGA
- a CDS encoding NAD-dependent epimerase/dehydratase family protein — MRVLISGCGYVGCALAELLVQEGHEVFGLRRNPRDLPPGVRPVAADFTDADSLQRGLPERLDYVFHTASPGISGKSTAEERERAYRDAYVLGPSNLISALRSRGQEPRRLLLTSSTGVYAQSGGEWVDETSTTEPSGTGRYLLEGEEVLLGSPFPAVALRLAGIYGPGRTGALDRARRYPLSGEPESTPRYTNRIHRDDCAGALRHLMLLDRPDPLYLGADHEPSTPDSIALWLAENHPEAREEESPETRASGRASGRSSERSDRVTNKRCSNARLVGSGYTFIYPTFREGFASLLAATAG, encoded by the coding sequence ATGAGGGTTTTGATCTCGGGCTGCGGCTACGTGGGGTGCGCCCTGGCGGAGCTACTCGTGCAGGAGGGACACGAGGTTTTTGGTCTGCGTCGCAACCCGCGGGATCTCCCACCCGGGGTACGTCCCGTGGCGGCGGACTTCACCGACGCGGACTCCCTCCAGAGAGGGCTTCCCGAGAGGCTCGACTACGTCTTTCACACCGCGTCTCCGGGTATCTCCGGCAAGAGTACTGCGGAGGAGCGTGAGAGGGCCTACCGGGACGCCTACGTGCTCGGGCCTTCCAACCTGATCTCCGCCCTTCGCTCCCGGGGTCAGGAGCCGCGCCGCCTGCTGCTCACCTCCAGCACCGGCGTCTACGCCCAGAGCGGCGGCGAGTGGGTGGACGAGACCTCTACCACGGAGCCGTCCGGGACGGGCCGCTACCTGCTGGAAGGCGAGGAGGTGCTGCTCGGGTCTCCGTTCCCCGCCGTGGCGCTCCGGCTCGCGGGTATCTACGGTCCCGGGCGCACCGGAGCCCTCGATCGCGCCCGCCGCTACCCGCTCTCCGGAGAGCCGGAGAGTACCCCGAGGTACACCAACCGCATCCACCGCGATGACTGCGCCGGAGCCCTCCGGCATCTCATGTTACTCGACCGCCCGGACCCGCTGTACCTGGGAGCGGACCACGAGCCCTCGACCCCCGACTCCATAGCCCTGTGGCTCGCCGAGAACCATCCAGAGGCCAGGGAGGAAGAGAGCCCGGAGACCAGAGCTAGCGGACGCGCCAGCGGGCGCTCCAGCGAGCGCTCTGACAGAGTCACCAACAAGCGTTGCAGCAACGCCCGGCTCGTCGGATCGGGCTACACCTTCATCTACCCTACCTTCCGGGAAGGCTTCGCCTCTCTTCTCGCCGCCACCGCCGGATGA